Within the Staphylococcus warneri genome, the region CTCCGAGCCTGATCATCTCTGTATTATTGTATAGGTTGTTTAAACAATCATCTACCATTTTATCATACTCATTTATAGCATTGAATAAGCAAATAAAAAAACTGTACCAAAGTCTTACTTGGTACAGTCTAGACTAGAATGAATATTGAATCATTTTGTCTTACATTAACACTATATAAGTGCAATCTACAATTAGTTAATACTATTTTCAATTTGTCAGAAGATTATACTGACATAATGTCTTTTTCTTTGTCATCAACTAATTGATCAATCTCTTTAATTGAATTATCCGTTGCTTTTTGAACGTCATCTGTTTGACTTCTTAAATCATCTTCAGTAATGTCGCCATTCTTTTCATCTTTTTTAAGTTGATCGTTAACGTCACGACGAATGTTTCTAATTGAAACTTTAGCATCTTCTCCAATTTTTTTAACGTCTTTAACTAATTCTTTACGACGTTCTTCTGTTAATGCAGGTACAGAAATACGAATCACTTCTCCATCACTAGTAGGGTTAACACCAAGGTTAGCCGCATTAATAGCTTTCTCTATATCAGCCACTGAAGATTTATCGTAAGGAGAAATAACAAGTAATCTTGCTTCTGGAACATTAATACTTGCTAATTGTTGTACTGGTGTTGGCGCACCATAATAATCAACATTTACACCATTTAATAAATTAGAATTCGCTCTACCTGCACTGATATTAGCTAATTCTTTAGATAAATTATCGATAGATTTTTGCATTCTTGCTCTAGTATCTTTAATAATGTCACTCATTTTTTACACCTCATATTATTTTGTAATTAATGTACCAATTTTTTCGCCCATTACAGCTCGTTTAATATTACCCTCTTCCATAATAGAGAACACATTTAATGGGATATTGTTATCCATACAGAATGAAGAAGCTGTAGAGTCCATGACTTGTAAGCCTTCTTGAAGCATTTGAATGTGTGTTAAATGTTCATATTTAACTGCATCTTTATCTACTTTAGGATCTGCAGAGTAAACACCATCAACATTATTTTTACCCATTAATATAACGTCTGCTTCTACTTCAGCCGCTCTTAATGCCGCTGTTGTATCAGTAGAGAAGTAAGGGTTACCAATACCTGCTGCAAAGATCACAACACGTTTTTTCTCTAAATGACGAATGGCACGACGACGAATGTAAGGTTCAGCAACTTGTTTCATTTCAATAGAAGTTAATACACGTGTATCACATTCTAATTGTTCTAGACTATCTTGTAATGCAAGTGCATTCATAACAGTAGCTAACATTCCCATATAGTCAGCAGTTCCGCGATCCATTCCTAAATCGCTTCCTGTTTTACCTCTCCAAATGTTACCGCCACCAACAATAACAGCAATTTCGCAATCCATTTTTGCTACTTCTGCTACTTGTTTAGCAACACTTTTAATAATCATAGGATTAATGCCAAATCCTTTATCACCTGCAAGTGCTTCACCACTAAGTTTCAAGACTACACGTTTATATTTAGAAGTTTGAGCCATTTTCTTATCCTCTCTATAGTAGAAATATGTAAAAGTATATAAGTAAAGAAGACACGGGTGTCTTCTCTATATTAAAAACAAATGCTTTTAATCTGAGAAAACCTTTCAGGTGTCTTCTTTCTTGTTAACAATATGACTTATTATTTCATTTGTCCTTTAACTTCATCAGCAAAGTTTTCTTCGCGTTTTTCCATTCCTTCGCCTACTTCATATCTTACGAAGTCAACAAGTTTACCACCTTTAGATTTTAAGAAAGCTTCAACTGTTTCATCTGGGTTTTTAACGAAGTTTTGGTCAACAGCACAAATTTCTTGTAAATATTTACGTAAACGACCTTCAACCATTTTTTCAACAATGTTTTCTGGTTTACCTTCATTTAATGCTTGTTGTTTAAGTACTTCTCTTTCATGATTAATTTCATCTTCACTTACTTGATCAGATGAAACATATTTAGGATTGATAGCAGCAATGTGCATAGCTACATCTTTAGCAGCTGCTTCATCATTAGTACCTTCAATTACAGTTAACACACCGATACGTCCACCCATGTGTAAGTATGCACCAAATGCATCGTTGTAAGATTTAGTTCTTACTGCAAAACGACGGATGCTTAATTTTTCACCGATTGTTGAGATAGCTTCTTTCATTTTTTCGTCAACAGTTTTACCGTCTTCGAATTTAGTTTTCATTAATGCTTCAACTGATTCTGCTTTAGTAGCAAGTACTTGGTTAGCAATTTCTTTTACTAAGTTTTGGAAACCTTCGTTACGAGCAACGAAGTCTGTTTCTGAGTTGATTTCAACGATAGCTGCTTCGTTACCATTGATTTCAACATGTACAAGACCTTCTGCTGCGATACGATCAGCTTTTTTAGCTGCTTTAGCAATACCTTTTTCACGTAAGTAATCGATAGCTTTGTCCATATCACCATCAGTTTCAGTTAGCGCTTTTTTACAATCCATCATGCCAGCGCCAGTTTTTTCACGTAATTCTTTAACAAGTTTAGCTGAAATTGCCATTAATTATTCCTCCAGTATATATAATTCTGTTACAGATATATTTAAATTTTACCATTATTCCTAGTAAAATTTCCAATACTCTATACTTTTAATTTATTTTTTAAAAAAAGGTGATAAGCATTAGTATCTTATCACCCATTTAAACTATAACTTAGTTTGATTCAACAGAAGTGTTTTCTTCAGTTGTTTCTGCTTTGTCAGATTCTTCTTTTTCATCTAAATTGATGTTTTGTTCTGCAGCTACTTCTTCGTTTGATACACCTTGTTGACCTTCTAAAACAGCGTCTGCCATTTTACCAGTTAATAATTTAACGGCACGGATAGCATCGTCGTTTGCTGGGATTACATAATCAATTTCGTCTGGGTCACAGTTAGTGTCAACAATACCCACGATTGGAATATTTAATTTACGTGCTTCAGCAATTGCGTTGCGCTCTTTACGAGGGTCAACTACGAATAATGCTTGAGGCATAGTTTTCATATCACGAATACCGCCTAAGAATTTAATTAAACGGTCGTATTCTTTTTTAAGTTCAACAACTTCTTTTTTAGGTAATACTTCGAATAAGCCGTCTTCTTCCATTTTTTCAATTTCAGAAATACGTTTGATTCGTTTTGAGATTGTTTTGTAGTTAGTTAAGATTCCACCTAACCATCTTTGGTTAACGTAGAATTGACCAGCACGTTCTGCTTCAGCTTTAACTGAATCTTGTGCTTGTTTTTTAGTACCTACGAATAAGACTTTACCGCCATCTTCAGATACTTGTTTGATGAAGTTGTATGCTTCTTCAACTTTTTTCACTGTTTTTTGTAAGTCAATGATATAAATACCATTTCTCTCAGTGAAGATATATTTTTTCATTTTTGGGTTCCAACGACGTGTTTGGTGGCCGAAGTGAACACCAGCTTCTAACAATTGTTTCATTGATATAACTGCCATTATAAATTCCTCCTATTGGTTAATTACCTCCATAACAAACTCATATAAAGACAATAATTAAATATTGCACCCTCTATATTTGCATTTATTATGTGCGTATTGGCTTTATAGCCGAAAATAAATATATCATAATTCGACGTTGATTGCAATGCCTTTTGAATAATAAATGATTGATTAAAACAAACCCTATCTAGTGTTATTTATTATTTATTTTTGATTGCTAAAGTGTTACCAAATATCATTTTCAATTTCTCACAAAAATTAAGGTTTAGGTACCTCAATAGTCGTCCCTAAACCTCAATAGTTTTATTTATTACGTTCTAATTCATCTAAGAATTTTTCTTTTTTAACTTTGATAAATGTACCTTTCATACCTAAAGAACGTGACTCGATGACACCAGCGCTTTCTAATTTACGAAGTGCATTTACAATTACTGAACGTGTAATACCGACTCTATCAGCAACTTTAGAAGCGATTAATAATCCTTCATTACCACCTAATTCATCAAAGATATGTTCGATAGCTTCTTTTTCTGAATAAGATAATGAATTGATTGCCATTGTTATTGATGCTTTATCTCGTGCTTCTTTTTCAACTTCATTGTGCTTTTCACGTAAAATCTCCATACCAATGACTGTTGCAGCATATTCACCTAAAACTAAATCATTTTCATTGAAATCATCTTGAACTCTTCCTAAAACTAACGTACCTAATCTTTCTCCTCCACCTAAAATAGGGAATATTGTTGTTCTACTATTAACAAACACTTCTCTATTTTCTGGTGGGAATACCGTTAAAACATTATCAATATCAATATTAGATTGCGTTTCTTTAACATCCATTAATTGATCTGTATATTCTGCTGGGATATGTCTGTCTTCAAGCATATGAATAATACGATCGCTTTTAAGTAATTCGTTTAAGCTCGACCCTAAAATTTTACCTCTTCTCGACACAATAAATACATTAGTTACTGTAACGCTACTAATCGTTTGTGCAACGTCCTTAAAATCTACTGCGATGCCTTTATGTTTCTGTAATAACGTGTTTAACTCTCTTGTTTTAGATAATAAGCTCATAATTTTTCTCCTTCTTTTTATTTTTATAGAATAAATGCACTTAAATCTTTATTCGTTGAGATTGATTTTAATTTATCATCAACATATTGTGGTGTGATATCAACAACCGCATGTGGCATATTTGGTGCTTCGAAAGATAAATCCTCTAACATTTTTTCTAAAATTGTGTGTAATCGACGAGCACCAATATTATCAGTATCTTGATTGACTTGATATGCAATTTCAGCTAATCGTGTAATGGCTTCATCTGAGAAGTTAACTGTTACTTCCTCTGTTTGTAGTAAAGCTTCATATTGTTTAACTAGTGATAATTTAGGTTCTTTAAGAATTCTAACGAAATCTTCTACTGATAAACTATCAAGTTCGACTCTAATTGGAAATCGTCCTTGAAGCTCTGGAATTAAATCACTAGGTTTAGACACGTGGAATGCACCAGCGCCAATAAATAGCATATGTTCAGTATTTACAGTACCATATTTAGTTTGAATCATGCTACCTTCAAGAATTGGCAAGATATCACGTTGAACACCTTGTCTTGAAACATCTTGACCACTATTTTGATTATTTGTTGCCACTTTATCGATTTCGTCGATAAAGATAATTCCCATTTGTTCAGCTAACTCTAATGCTTCTTGATTAGCTGTTTCTTGATCGATCAATTCATCTGCAAAGTCATCAGCAAGTATTTTACGTGCCGTCTTAACAGGAACTTCACGTTCAACTTTCTTTTTCGGCATAAGTTGATTCATCATATCTTGCATTTGTTGGTTTTGATTAGTACCTAACATTCCTAAAGCACCAGGATCTTGTTCAACTTTGATACGCACTTTTTCTTCTTCAAGTTTTCCTTCTTCAAGTTGCTTTTTGATTTCTGAACGTTTAGTTTTAATTTCCTCTGTTGGTGGTTCTTCCTCTTCTTCATTATTTTGATTGAAGTTTGGAATTGCTCCACCAAATAAAGACTCTAAGGGATTATTGCCTTGAGATGCTTTTTTCTTCATACTAGGAACAAGTAACTTCACTAATTTATCGTTAGCTTTTTGTGTTGCTTCATCTTTGACCATTTCTTTCTTTTCGTCTTTAACTAATCGCACTGACACATCAACTAAATCTCTGACCATACTCTCAACGTCACGACCTACATAACCAACTTCTGTAAATTTAGTTGCTTCAACTTTAATAAATGGTGCACCTACAATTTTGGCCATTCTACGTGCGATTTCTGTTTTACCTACACCTGTTGGTCCAATCATTAAAATATTTTTGGGTGCAATTTCTTGTTTTGATTCTTCATCTAATAAGCTTCTTCTGTATCTATTACGTAAGGCAATCGCTACTTTTCTTTTCGCATCATCTTGCCCTACAATATATTCGTTTAATTTAGATACAATATCTTTCGGTGTTAATTTTATACCATTTGTATCCATATATGGATGACCTCCAATTTTCTTACTTTCTGAAATCAATGTTATTTATATTTACTACAAATCAATTTGCTCGATTGATTATTGATACTTATAATGTTTCAACTATAATATTATCATTTGTGAAAACACAAATGTCAGATGCCACCTTCAAACTCTCGTAAGCCATTTCTTCTGCTGACATTTGTCCTGCGTGTCGTTTAAGTGCTCGACCTGCACTTAATGCATAATTTCCACCTGAACCTATAGCTATTAAATCATCATCAGGAGCTATTACTTCTCCTGTACCGCTGACAACTAAGATTGCATCTTTGTCCATAACAATTAACATTGCTTCTAACTGACGAAGCTGTTTGTCGCCTCGCCACTCTTGTGCAAGTTCAACGGCTGCTCTTTCAAGATTTCCACTAAATTGTTGAAGTTTTGTTTCGAACTTTTCAAAAAGTGTAAACGCATCGGCAACGCTACCTGCAAACCCTGCTAGTACCTTCCCATCGTATAAACGTCTTACTTTTCTTGCTGTTTGTTTCATAATCACTTGTTGTCCTAATGTGACTTGTCCGTCACCGGCCATCGCTGCGCCACCATTATGTCTTACAGCATATATCGTAGTTGCATGTAATGAGTTATCCATCATTCATTCTCCTTTTTTGCTCGAGGATGTGCATTAAAATAAACTTTCCTTAATTGTTGATTAGATACGTGTGTATATTTTCCTGTGGTTGATAAATTAACATGACCAAGTAATGATTGCACTGTTCTCAAATCCGCACCTTGATTTAACAAATGCGTTGCAAAGGTATGTCGTAATTTATGAGGGTGAATGTTCGTTACACCTGACGTACGTTTCACCACATCATTAAGTACGTATCTAACTCCTCTTTCTGTTATTGGTTGACCTTGCATATTTACGATTAAATAGTCATGATCAACATGTTTTAAAGGTTTAAATTCCTTTAAATATCGTTCTATACTTTGCTTACAAAATTCGCCGAAAGGAATAAATCTTTCTTTATTACCTTTACCCAATACTTTAACACCAGGTAACTTCATATCTAAATCTTGTGTTTTGATGTGCACCAACTCAGAAACACGTATACCTGTTGCATATAATAGTTCAAGTATTACTTTATCTCGCATACCTTTTTTACTATCAGTCTCTACTGTTTTAAATAAAGCTTCCATTTCTTCTTCATAAAAAAATTGTGGTAGATACTGTTCTTTCTTAGGGTGTACAAGTTGAACAAATGGATTAACAACTGACTCATCTTGTGTCATCCAATATTCATAAAAAGTACGTAACGTAGAAATTTTACGTGAAACTGTAGTTCTTTTCAAATTTTTCGAATATAAAAAACTTAAATAATTTCTTGCGTCTTTATATTCAAAGTTATTTAAATCTAAAGATTCCTGATATAAAAAATCATTAAATTGCACAATATCATCACGATATGATTTAAGCGTGTGATCAGAAAAATTTCGTTCTACTTTTAACATATAGAGAAACGCTTTTTGAATATCATTCAATAAATTTCGCCTCCATCATATTGAATTGTAGCATATCCGTGGTAGGGCTTACAGTGATTTGATATTCAATTCAAAATCTTTCGAGAATTGTAACATATCCCTTTATCAATCATAACCAACAAAAAGCTAGATAGCATAAGCCACCTAGTTCATGTTCTTAAAAATTATAAAGTCTTTTTATAATTTTCAAGATATTCTAATGCACGATTTGCTTGTGTTTCATATCTTTCTTTTTTATCTTTAATTCTCTTTTCTAATGATGGTAATAAACCAAAGTTGGCATTCATTGGTTGGAAGTTCTTTTCATTTTTAGCATGTGAAATATAATAAGCCATACTACCAATCATTGTTTCTCTAGGGAAAATAACCTCACCTTTATCTAGTAATTTATGTGCTAAGTTAATCCCTGAAACTAATCCGCTTGCTGCACTTTCAACGTAACCTTCCACACCAGTCATTTGTCCTGCAAAGTAAATATTTTCATGACCAATTAATTCATACTTTTCGTTTAAGACATCTGGTGAATTAATAAATGTGTTTCTATGCATTACACCATAACGTACAATATCTACATTTTCTAATCCTGGGATTAATTTAATAACTTCCTTTTGCGCACCCCATTTTAAATGTGTTTGGAAACCAACAATATTATATAACGTGCCCGCTGCATCATCTTGTCTTAATTGAACAACCGCAAATGGACGTTTACCTGTTTTAGGATCTTCTAATCCAACTGGTTTCATTGGCCCAAAAAGCAATGTTTTTCTACCGCGTTCTGCCATGACTTCAAACGGCATACAGCCTTCAAAATATTTTTCTTTTTCAAATTCATTAACTGGTGCGACTTCCGCTTCTAATACAGTATTATAAAAACGATCAAACTCTTCTTCGGTCATCGGACAGTTTAAATATGCTGCTTCTCCTTTATCATATCTAGATTTTAAATAAACTTTATCCATATCTATTGAATCTTTTTCGATGATAGGTGCTGCAGCATCATAGAAGTACAATTGATCTTTGCCTGTAATATCTACGATTTCTTGTGCTAAATTTTCTGTAGTAAGTGGTCCAGTAGCAATGATTGTATATCCTTCTGGAATACTGTGAACTTCCTGATTTAAAACTGTCACATTGTGATGATTTCTAAGTGTGTCAGTGATATAACCAGCAAAGTCATGTCTATCAACTGCAAGAGCGCCTCCTGCTGGTACTCTAGCTTTATCTGCAGCCTGTATAATTAAAGAATCTAAGCGTCTCATCTCTTCTTTCAATACACCTACAGCATTTGTAAGTGCATTACCTCTTAATGAGTTTGAACATACTAACTCTGCAAATTTATCTGTATGATGCGCAGGTGTTTGTTTAACTGGGCGCATTTCTATTAAATTAACTTTAATTCCTCTTTCTGCTAATTGATATGCAGCTTCGGAACCAGCTAAACCAGCACCAACTACATTGACTGTTTGTGTCATGCTTATGCCTCCTGTAGACTTCTTTTGGTTATATTTTAACGATTTATGGTCTTTATTTAAACTATAAAAATAGCTCGCACAACTTGATTGTGTAGCTATTTTTATATAAGTCATATCTATTTTTGTACTTCTTCTTTGTAATCACAATTTGAACAAGTGACTTGGCTGCTTCGACCTTTTTTCTTATCAACGAGATAATGATTACATTTTGGACAATCTCTACCTACCGGTTTATCCCATGAAATGAAATCACATTCTGGGTAATTTGAACAACCATAAAAAATTCTATTTTTCTTAGATTTACGTTCAACTACTTCTCCATCTTTACATGTAGGACACTTAACACCGATAGTCTTCACGATTGCTTTTGTATTTCGACAATCTGGGAAGTTGGAACATGCTATAAATTTTCCGTATCTTCCCATTTTGATAACCATTGGAGAGCCACAAACTTCACAGTCTTCTCCAGCAGGTTCATCTTTTATCTCGATTTTTTCCATTTCTTCTTCAGCACGTTCAACATCTTGTTTGAAACTATTGTAGAAGTCACCAACAACTTTTCGCCAATTCATGTCACCTTCTGCAATTTTATCAAGTAATGTCTCCATATTAACTGTGAATTCAACATCGATAATTTCTGGGAAGTATTCTTTCACTTGTTCATAAACAATTTCACCCAATTCAGTTGGCATAAAACGTTTACTTTCAAGTTTAACGTAGTTACGTTTTTGAATTGTATCTATCGTTGGTGCATACGTCGAAGGTCGTCCAATTTTTAATTCTTCTAACGTTTTAACTAATCGTGCTTCCGTATATCTCGGTGGTGGCTGTGTAAAATGTTGTGCTGGTTCAATTTGTGTAGCTGTGACTTTATCACCTTGCTCTAATTTAGGTAATTTATTTTCTTTATCACTGTCTTTGTCATCTTTAGTTTCAACATATAATGTCATGAAACCTTTAAATTTTATTGTCTGACCATTAGCTCTGAATTTAATATCATTTTGAGTGACATCTAAAGCAATAGTATCTAAAATAGCTGGAGCCATTTGACTTGCCACAAAACGTTCCCATATCAATTTATATAATCGATGTTGATCACGTGTTAAGAACGATTTCATT harbors:
- the trmFO gene encoding FADH(2)-oxidizing methylenetetrahydrofolate--tRNA-(uracil(54)-C(5))-methyltransferase TrmFO, whose protein sequence is MTQTVNVVGAGLAGSEAAYQLAERGIKVNLIEMRPVKQTPAHHTDKFAELVCSNSLRGNALTNAVGVLKEEMRRLDSLIIQAADKARVPAGGALAVDRHDFAGYITDTLRNHHNVTVLNQEVHSIPEGYTIIATGPLTTENLAQEIVDITGKDQLYFYDAAAPIIEKDSIDMDKVYLKSRYDKGEAAYLNCPMTEEEFDRFYNTVLEAEVAPVNEFEKEKYFEGCMPFEVMAERGRKTLLFGPMKPVGLEDPKTGKRPFAVVQLRQDDAAGTLYNIVGFQTHLKWGAQKEVIKLIPGLENVDIVRYGVMHRNTFINSPDVLNEKYELIGHENIYFAGQMTGVEGYVESAASGLVSGINLAHKLLDKGEVIFPRETMIGSMAYYISHAKNEKNFQPMNANFGLLPSLEKRIKDKKERYETQANRALEYLENYKKTL
- the xerC gene encoding tyrosine recombinase XerC, yielding MNDIQKAFLYMLKVERNFSDHTLKSYRDDIVQFNDFLYQESLDLNNFEYKDARNYLSFLYSKNLKRTTVSRKISTLRTFYEYWMTQDESVVNPFVQLVHPKKEQYLPQFFYEEEMEALFKTVETDSKKGMRDKVILELLYATGIRVSELVHIKTQDLDMKLPGVKVLGKGNKERFIPFGEFCKQSIERYLKEFKPLKHVDHDYLIVNMQGQPITERGVRYVLNDVVKRTSGVTNIHPHKLRHTFATHLLNQGADLRTVQSLLGHVNLSTTGKYTHVSNQQLRKVYFNAHPRAKKENE
- the rpsB gene encoding 30S ribosomal protein S2 translates to MAVISMKQLLEAGVHFGHQTRRWNPKMKKYIFTERNGIYIIDLQKTVKKVEEAYNFIKQVSEDGGKVLFVGTKKQAQDSVKAEAERAGQFYVNQRWLGGILTNYKTISKRIKRISEIEKMEEDGLFEVLPKKEVVELKKEYDRLIKFLGGIRDMKTMPQALFVVDPRKERNAIAEARKLNIPIVGIVDTNCDPDEIDYVIPANDDAIRAVKLLTGKMADAVLEGQQGVSNEEVAAEQNINLDEKEESDKAETTEENTSVESN
- the tsf gene encoding translation elongation factor Ts; this translates as MAISAKLVKELREKTGAGMMDCKKALTETDGDMDKAIDYLREKGIAKAAKKADRIAAEGLVHVEINGNEAAIVEINSETDFVARNEGFQNLVKEIANQVLATKAESVEALMKTKFEDGKTVDEKMKEAISTIGEKLSIRRFAVRTKSYNDAFGAYLHMGGRIGVLTVIEGTNDEAAAKDVAMHIAAINPKYVSSDQVSEDEINHEREVLKQQALNEGKPENIVEKMVEGRLRKYLQEICAVDQNFVKNPDETVEAFLKSKGGKLVDFVRYEVGEGMEKREENFADEVKGQMK
- the codY gene encoding GTP-sensing pleiotropic transcriptional regulator CodY; the protein is MSLLSKTRELNTLLQKHKGIAVDFKDVAQTISSVTVTNVFIVSRRGKILGSSLNELLKSDRIIHMLEDRHIPAEYTDQLMDVKETQSNIDIDNVLTVFPPENREVFVNSRTTIFPILGGGERLGTLVLGRVQDDFNENDLVLGEYAATVIGMEILREKHNEVEKEARDKASITMAINSLSYSEKEAIEHIFDELGGNEGLLIASKVADRVGITRSVIVNALRKLESAGVIESRSLGMKGTFIKVKKEKFLDELERNK
- the hslV gene encoding ATP-dependent protease subunit HslV, giving the protein MMDNSLHATTIYAVRHNGGAAMAGDGQVTLGQQVIMKQTARKVRRLYDGKVLAGFAGSVADAFTLFEKFETKLQQFSGNLERAAVELAQEWRGDKQLRQLEAMLIVMDKDAILVVSGTGEVIAPDDDLIAIGSGGNYALSAGRALKRHAGQMSAEEMAYESLKVASDICVFTNDNIIVETL
- the hslU gene encoding ATP-dependent protease ATPase subunit HslU encodes the protein MDTNGIKLTPKDIVSKLNEYIVGQDDAKRKVAIALRNRYRRSLLDEESKQEIAPKNILMIGPTGVGKTEIARRMAKIVGAPFIKVEATKFTEVGYVGRDVESMVRDLVDVSVRLVKDEKKEMVKDEATQKANDKLVKLLVPSMKKKASQGNNPLESLFGGAIPNFNQNNEEEEEPPTEEIKTKRSEIKKQLEEGKLEEEKVRIKVEQDPGALGMLGTNQNQQMQDMMNQLMPKKKVEREVPVKTARKILADDFADELIDQETANQEALELAEQMGIIFIDEIDKVATNNQNSGQDVSRQGVQRDILPILEGSMIQTKYGTVNTEHMLFIGAGAFHVSKPSDLIPELQGRFPIRVELDSLSVEDFVRILKEPKLSLVKQYEALLQTEEVTVNFSDEAITRLAEIAYQVNQDTDNIGARRLHTILEKMLEDLSFEAPNMPHAVVDITPQYVDDKLKSISTNKDLSAFIL
- the pyrH gene encoding UMP kinase; amino-acid sequence: MAQTSKYKRVVLKLSGEALAGDKGFGINPMIIKSVAKQVAEVAKMDCEIAVIVGGGNIWRGKTGSDLGMDRGTADYMGMLATVMNALALQDSLEQLECDTRVLTSIEMKQVAEPYIRRRAIRHLEKKRVVIFAAGIGNPYFSTDTTAALRAAEVEADVILMGKNNVDGVYSADPKVDKDAVKYEHLTHIQMLQEGLQVMDSTASSFCMDNNIPLNVFSIMEEGNIKRAVMGEKIGTLITK
- the frr gene encoding ribosome recycling factor, which translates into the protein MSDIIKDTRARMQKSIDNLSKELANISAGRANSNLLNGVNVDYYGAPTPVQQLASINVPEARLLVISPYDKSSVADIEKAINAANLGVNPTSDGEVIRISVPALTEERRKELVKDVKKIGEDAKVSIRNIRRDVNDQLKKDEKNGDITEDDLRSQTDDVQKATDNSIKEIDQLVDDKEKDIMSV